The DNA window TTTAACTTCTAATAATGGGTACGTAGTAGAAGTGAAGCCAACTACTCCTTATCAAGTAGGAAAAGAATATCAATTGGTAATAAAAAAAACAGTTCAATCTTCTAAAGGAAAAGCATTAAAAACTGCAATCGAAGTTCCCTTCAAAATAGAGGATTCCAAGCTGAAGATTAAATCAGTCCAAAGCGAGACAAATAGCTACTTTACGACACTAACAGTTCAATCCAGTGCTGACGTATATAGAGTTACTGTTGGTGGAGTAGACATGGTTTATCAAGGAAGTAACAAGTTTACTTCTACTTTGTTAGATACGTCTGCGGGTACCACTGTTACCATCATTGCTTATGATGAAAATAACAAACAACTAGAGACGAAAAAATA is part of the Psychrobacillus sp. FSL H8-0483 genome and encodes:
- a CDS encoding Ig-like domain-containing protein; its protein translation is MNVKRFLYSFLAALLVVVSFSQMPTLAEKWDYKTTEDVNKVWKVRFNAQLDSKSLTKSNVYVTDGQNVHPTTFLTSNNGYVVEVKPTTPYQVGKEYQLVIKKTVQSSKGKALKTAIEVPFKIEDSKLKIKSVQSETNSYFTTLTVQSSADVYRVTVGGVDMVYQGSNKFTSTLLDTSAGTTVTIIAYDENNKQLETKKYTVK